One part of the Mycolicibacterium aromaticivorans JS19b1 = JCM 16368 genome encodes these proteins:
- a CDS encoding carboxymuconolactone decarboxylase family protein — translation MSNLREDGLRVFREMLPGTLPDGDVDFGGGFAPELMDIGVESVFGRLWTREGLSRRDRSLVTLGILIALRATEEMDAHFRIARQNGLSEEELAEVIYHASGYAGFPAAATARTIAAKALSRD, via the coding sequence ATGTCTAACTTGCGCGAGGATGGCCTACGTGTGTTCCGGGAGATGCTGCCGGGAACATTGCCCGACGGGGACGTCGACTTCGGTGGTGGGTTCGCCCCCGAACTGATGGATATCGGTGTCGAGAGCGTGTTCGGCCGGCTGTGGACCCGCGAGGGTCTCAGCCGCCGCGACCGAAGCCTGGTGACGCTGGGCATCCTGATCGCACTGCGGGCCACCGAGGAGATGGACGCCCACTTCCGGATCGCCCGGCAGAACGGACTGTCCGAGGAGGAATTGGCCGAGGTGATCTATCACGCCAGCGGCTACGCCGGGTTCCCGGCGGCGGCCACGGCCCGCACCATCGCCGCCAAAGCGCTGTCGCGCGATTAG
- the topA gene encoding type I DNA topoisomerase, translating to MADDGSRRSGGGGRGNGAVRRLVIVESPTKARKIAGYLGSNYIVESSRGHIRDLPRNAADVPAKYKTEPWARLGVNVEDNFEPLYIISPEKKSTVTELKGLLKDVDELYLATDGDREGEAIAWHLLETLKPRVPVKRMVFHEITEPAIRAAAENPRDLDNDLVDAQETRRILDRLYGYEVSPVLWKKVAPKLSAGRVQSVATRIIVQRERDRMAFRSASYWDVIAELDASVSDPNAAPPRFTARLVNVGSKRVATGRDFDSLGAIRKPDEVVVLDEAAAGSLATGLRGAGLSVASVEEKPYTRKPYPPFMTSTLQQEAGRKLRFSAERTMSIAQRLYENGYITYMRTDSTTLSQSAIDAARNQARQLYGDEYVHPSPRQYTRKVKNAQEAHEAIRPAGDVFATPGALHRELDTDEFRLYELIWQRTVASQMADARGTTLSLRISGTSSDGREVTFAASGRTITFAGFLKAYVETVDEQAGGEADDAESRLPQLRQGQRVDATALTADGHTTNPPARYTEASLIKALEELGIGRPSTYSSIIKTIQDRGYVHKKGSALVPSWVAFAVTGLLEQHFGRLVDYDFTAAMEDELDEIATGQERRTNWLSNFYFGGEHGVADSIARAGGLKKLVGVNLEGIDAREVNSIKLFDDDEGRPIVVRVGKNGPYLERMITDPDSADGELKPQRANLNDEITPDELTLEMAETLFATPQEGRVLGVDPESGHEIVAKDGRYGPYVTEVLPPPPDDDPGVGAKKGKKPTGPKPRTGSLLRSMDLQTITLDDALKLLSLPRVVGVDPANGEEITAQNGRYGPYLKRGTDSRSLATEDQIFEISLEEALKIYSEPKRRGRQGAAAPPLRELGVDQASGKPMVIKDGRFGPYVTDGETNASLRKGDDVLSITDERASELLADRRARGPVKRTAKKATRKAPAKKAAKKA from the coding sequence TTGGCTGACGACGGAAGCCGCCGAAGCGGCGGTGGCGGGCGGGGCAATGGCGCCGTCCGGCGGCTCGTCATCGTCGAGTCACCCACCAAGGCCCGCAAAATCGCGGGTTACCTGGGCTCCAACTACATCGTGGAGTCGTCCCGGGGGCACATCCGTGACCTGCCGCGCAACGCCGCCGACGTGCCCGCCAAGTACAAAACCGAGCCCTGGGCACGGCTGGGCGTCAACGTCGAAGACAACTTCGAGCCGCTCTACATCATCAGCCCCGAGAAGAAGAGCACGGTCACCGAGCTCAAGGGCCTGCTCAAGGATGTCGACGAGCTCTATCTGGCCACCGACGGTGACCGCGAGGGCGAGGCCATCGCCTGGCACCTGCTGGAGACGCTGAAGCCCCGCGTCCCGGTCAAGCGGATGGTCTTTCACGAGATCACCGAGCCCGCTATCCGCGCGGCCGCCGAAAACCCCCGCGACCTCGACAACGATCTGGTCGACGCGCAGGAAACCCGACGTATCCTCGACCGGCTCTACGGCTACGAAGTCAGCCCGGTGCTCTGGAAGAAGGTCGCCCCGAAGCTGTCCGCGGGCCGGGTGCAGTCCGTAGCGACCCGCATCATCGTTCAGCGCGAACGCGACCGGATGGCCTTCCGCAGCGCCTCCTACTGGGACGTCATCGCCGAGCTCGACGCCAGCGTCTCGGACCCGAACGCCGCGCCGCCGCGGTTCACCGCCCGGCTGGTCAACGTCGGCAGCAAGCGGGTGGCCACCGGCCGCGACTTCGACTCCCTCGGCGCCATCCGCAAGCCCGACGAGGTGGTCGTGCTCGATGAGGCGGCGGCCGGTTCGCTGGCCACCGGTTTGCGGGGCGCCGGCCTGTCGGTGGCCTCGGTGGAGGAGAAGCCCTACACCCGCAAGCCGTACCCGCCGTTCATGACGTCGACGTTGCAGCAGGAGGCGGGCCGCAAACTGCGGTTCTCTGCCGAGCGCACGATGAGCATCGCGCAGCGGCTGTACGAAAACGGCTACATCACATATATGCGTACCGACTCGACGACACTGTCGCAGTCGGCCATCGATGCCGCGCGCAATCAGGCCCGTCAGCTCTACGGCGACGAGTACGTGCATCCCTCGCCGCGGCAGTACACCCGCAAAGTCAAGAACGCGCAGGAGGCGCACGAGGCGATCCGCCCCGCCGGTGACGTCTTCGCCACCCCCGGGGCGCTGCATCGCGAACTCGACACCGACGAGTTCCGGCTCTACGAGCTGATCTGGCAACGCACGGTCGCCTCGCAGATGGCCGATGCCCGCGGCACCACGTTGAGCCTGCGCATCAGCGGAACATCTTCGGACGGACGGGAAGTCACGTTCGCCGCCAGCGGGCGCACCATCACGTTCGCCGGCTTCCTGAAGGCCTACGTCGAGACTGTCGACGAGCAGGCCGGCGGTGAGGCGGACGACGCCGAGAGCCGCTTGCCGCAGCTGCGCCAGGGCCAGCGGGTGGACGCCACCGCGCTGACCGCCGATGGGCACACCACCAACCCGCCGGCCCGATACACCGAGGCGTCGCTGATCAAGGCGCTCGAGGAACTCGGAATCGGCCGTCCCTCAACGTATTCCTCGATCATCAAGACGATCCAGGACCGCGGCTATGTGCACAAGAAGGGCAGCGCTCTGGTGCCGTCCTGGGTGGCGTTCGCGGTGACCGGTCTGCTCGAACAGCACTTCGGCCGCCTGGTCGACTACGACTTCACCGCCGCCATGGAGGACGAACTCGACGAGATCGCCACCGGCCAGGAGCGGCGCACCAACTGGCTGTCGAACTTCTACTTCGGCGGTGAGCACGGCGTGGCGGATTCGATCGCCCGCGCCGGTGGCCTCAAGAAGCTGGTGGGCGTCAACCTCGAAGGCATCGACGCCCGAGAAGTCAACTCCATCAAGCTCTTTGACGATGACGAGGGCCGGCCGATCGTGGTCCGGGTGGGCAAGAACGGCCCGTACCTGGAGCGGATGATCACCGATCCGGACAGTGCCGACGGCGAGCTCAAGCCGCAGCGGGCCAACCTCAACGACGAGATCACCCCCGACGAGCTGACCCTCGAGATGGCCGAAACCCTTTTCGCCACACCGCAAGAGGGCAGAGTGCTCGGCGTGGACCCGGAGTCCGGACACGAAATCGTGGCCAAGGACGGGCGATACGGTCCGTACGTCACCGAGGTGCTGCCCCCGCCGCCGGACGACGACCCCGGCGTGGGCGCCAAGAAGGGCAAAAAGCCGACCGGCCCCAAGCCGCGCACCGGTTCCCTGCTGCGCTCGATGGATCTGCAGACCATCACCCTCGACGACGCCCTGAAGCTGCTCTCATTGCCGCGGGTCGTCGGCGTGGATCCCGCCAACGGCGAGGAGATCACCGCGCAGAACGGCCGCTATGGGCCATACCTCAAGCGTGGCACCGACTCTCGCTCGCTGGCGACCGAGGATCAGATCTTCGAGATCAGCCTCGAAGAGGCGTTGAAGATCTACTCCGAGCCCAAACGTCGTGGCCGCCAAGGTGCTGCCGCACCGCCGCTGCGCGAGCTGGGTGTCGATCAGGCGTCGGGCAAGCCGATGGTGATCAAGGACGGCCGCTTCGGTCCGTACGTCACCGACGGCGAGACCAACGCGAGCCTGCGCAAGGGTGACGACGTCCTGTCGATCACCGACGAGCGGGCTTCCGAGTTGCTCGCTGACCGGCGGGCTCGTGGACCGGTCAAGCGCACGGCGAAGAAGGCGACGCGCAAGGCACCGGCCAAGAAGGCTGCGAAAAAGGCCTAA
- a CDS encoding DNA polymerase III subunit delta', with amino-acid sequence MSGVFTRLVGQSAVEAELVGAARAARGDSAHDVAATGTMTHAWLITGPPGSGRSVAAQCFAAALQCTAEGTPGCGECRACTTTMAGTHGDVRRIIPEGLSIGVHEMRAIVQIASRRPSTGRWQIVVVEDADRLTEGAANALLKVVEEPPPSTVFLLCAPSVDPEDIAITLRSRCRHVALVTPPAGAIAQVLIDRDGLSAEEAQWAASISGGHVGRARRLATDPDARDRRSRALSLARDAATPSRAYAAAEELVATAEAEAKALNVGRDEAEADELRTALGAGGTGKGTAGTLRGSAGAIKDLERRQKSRQTRASRDALDRALIDLATYFRDALLVANGAGSVAPNHPDMAERVAALAAHASPERLLRCIEAVLECREALAINVKPKFAVDAMVATVGQALRSDL; translated from the coding sequence ATGTCCGGAGTTTTCACGCGGTTGGTGGGCCAAAGCGCCGTGGAAGCGGAGTTGGTCGGTGCCGCTCGGGCCGCCCGGGGTGATTCCGCTCACGATGTGGCCGCCACCGGCACCATGACACACGCGTGGCTGATCACCGGTCCGCCCGGCTCGGGGCGTTCGGTGGCCGCTCAGTGCTTCGCGGCGGCCCTTCAGTGCACCGCCGAGGGCACCCCCGGCTGCGGGGAGTGCCGGGCGTGCACGACGACGATGGCCGGCACCCACGGCGATGTTCGGCGGATCATCCCCGAGGGGCTGTCCATCGGGGTCCACGAGATGCGCGCCATCGTCCAGATCGCGTCCCGGCGGCCCAGCACCGGCCGCTGGCAGATCGTCGTGGTGGAGGACGCCGACCGTCTCACCGAAGGTGCGGCCAACGCGCTGCTCAAGGTGGTGGAGGAACCACCGCCGTCGACGGTGTTCCTGCTGTGTGCGCCGTCGGTGGACCCGGAGGACATCGCGATCACGCTGCGGTCACGGTGCCGGCACGTCGCGCTGGTGACGCCGCCGGCCGGGGCGATCGCACAGGTGCTGATCGACCGCGACGGGTTGTCCGCCGAGGAAGCGCAGTGGGCGGCGTCGATCAGCGGGGGGCATGTCGGGCGGGCTCGGCGGCTGGCAACCGATCCAGACGCCCGCGACCGCCGGTCCCGCGCGCTGAGCCTGGCCCGCGACGCTGCGACCCCGTCGCGCGCGTATGCGGCCGCCGAGGAGTTGGTGGCCACTGCCGAGGCCGAGGCCAAGGCCCTCAATGTGGGCCGCGACGAGGCCGAGGCGGACGAACTGCGCACCGCGCTGGGTGCCGGCGGCACCGGGAAGGGGACGGCGGGGACCCTGCGCGGGTCGGCGGGGGCGATCAAAGATCTCGAGCGGCGCCAGAAGTCCCGGCAGACCCGCGCCTCCCGCGACGCGCTCGACCGTGCGCTGATCGACCTGGCCACGTATTTCCGCGATGCCCTGCTGGTGGCCAACGGCGCGGGCTCGGTGGCGCCGAATCACCCCGACATGGCCGAGCGGGTGGCGGCTCTGGCGGCGCACGCGTCCCCGGAGCGGCTGCTGCGCTGCATCGAAGCGGTGCTCGAGTGCCGCGAGGCACTGGCGATCAACGTCAAGCCCAAGTTCGCCGTCGATGCGATGGTGGCCACCGTGGGTCAGGCACTGCGTTCGGACCTGTAG
- a CDS encoding adenylate/guanylate cyclase domain-containing protein: MTTAQLSPGRINGFVRWVARTPWPVFTLGMLQADIIGALLVLGFLRFGLPPSDRVMLQDLPTLNLVIFLSYLFVSFAVGAFVSLKLLVPVFRWQRRDALLAEDDPSATETARLRALRMPIYRSVISMTNWVLGAAVFIAASWPVASHAAPVLAVSTLLGATATTIIGYLQSERVLRPVAVAALRGGVPERFHRPGVVQRLVLTWLLSTGVPLLAIVLSVVASKFSLLAASADSLFTPILLMAVAALVVGMAGNVLAAMSIADPLRQLRWALGEVQRGNYNAHMQIYDASELGLLQAGFNDMVRDLSERQRLRDLFGRYVGEDVARRALERGTELGGQERDVAVLFVDLVGSTQLAASRPPSEVVSMLNEFFRVVVDTVKKHGGFVNKFQGDAALCIFGAPIEHPDASGAALAASRELHDELVGVLGQTEFGIGVSAGRAIAGHIGAQARFEYTVIGDPVNEAARLTELAKLENGHVLASAIAVSGALDAEALCWNVGEIVELRGRRAPTQLARPVNLLLPSGTRGEMATGSSG, encoded by the coding sequence GTGACCACCGCGCAACTCAGCCCGGGGCGGATCAATGGATTCGTCCGGTGGGTTGCGCGTACACCGTGGCCGGTGTTCACCCTGGGCATGCTGCAGGCCGACATCATCGGCGCACTGTTGGTACTGGGCTTCCTGCGGTTCGGGTTGCCGCCGTCGGACCGGGTCATGCTGCAGGACCTGCCGACGTTGAACCTGGTCATCTTTCTGAGTTACCTGTTCGTTTCGTTCGCGGTGGGTGCCTTCGTCAGCCTCAAGCTGCTCGTTCCGGTGTTCCGCTGGCAACGCCGCGACGCCCTGCTGGCCGAGGACGACCCGTCCGCCACCGAGACCGCGCGGCTGCGGGCGCTGCGGATGCCCATCTACCGCTCGGTGATCAGCATGACCAACTGGGTGCTGGGCGCGGCGGTGTTCATCGCCGCCAGCTGGCCGGTGGCCAGCCATGCCGCACCGGTGCTCGCGGTGTCGACGCTGCTGGGCGCCACGGCCACCACGATCATCGGCTACCTACAGTCCGAGCGTGTGCTGCGCCCGGTGGCCGTCGCCGCGCTGCGCGGCGGAGTGCCGGAGAGGTTCCACCGGCCTGGCGTCGTCCAGCGGCTGGTGCTGACCTGGCTGCTGTCCACCGGGGTGCCGCTGCTGGCGATCGTGCTGTCGGTCGTGGCCAGCAAGTTCTCGCTGCTGGCCGCGTCGGCCGACTCTCTGTTCACGCCGATCCTGCTGATGGCCGTCGCCGCGCTGGTGGTCGGGATGGCCGGCAATGTGCTGGCCGCCATGTCGATCGCCGATCCGCTGCGCCAGTTGCGCTGGGCGCTCGGAGAGGTCCAGCGCGGCAACTACAACGCGCACATGCAGATCTATGACGCCAGCGAGCTGGGCCTGCTGCAGGCCGGCTTCAACGACATGGTCCGCGATCTGAGCGAACGGCAGCGGCTGCGCGACCTGTTCGGCCGCTACGTCGGTGAGGACGTCGCCAGGCGCGCCCTGGAGCGCGGCACCGAGCTCGGCGGCCAGGAGCGCGACGTCGCGGTGCTGTTCGTCGACCTGGTCGGCTCGACCCAGCTGGCCGCCTCGCGTCCGCCCAGCGAGGTCGTGAGCATGCTCAACGAGTTCTTCCGGGTGGTCGTCGACACCGTCAAGAAGCACGGCGGCTTCGTCAACAAGTTCCAGGGCGATGCGGCGCTGTGCATCTTCGGCGCGCCCATCGAACACCCCGACGCCTCCGGGGCGGCGCTGGCCGCCTCCCGCGAACTGCACGACGAATTGGTCGGCGTGCTGGGCCAGACCGAGTTCGGTATCGGCGTCTCCGCCGGGCGTGCGATCGCCGGGCATATCGGAGCGCAGGCCCGGTTCGAGTACACCGTGATCGGTGACCCGGTCAACGAAGCCGCCCGACTGACGGAGCTGGCGAAGCTGGAGAACGGCCACGTTCTCGCGTCCGCGATCGCGGTCAGCGGCGCCCTGGACGCCGAGGCTTTGTGCTGGAACGTCGGCGAGATCGTCGAGCTGCGCGGCCGCCGCGCGCCCACGCAGCTGGCCCGCCCGGTGAACCTTCTGCTGCCCAGCGGAACGCGCGGCGAAATGGCCACCGGCTCAAGCGGTTAG